A section of the Candidatus Thermodiscus eudorianus genome encodes:
- a CDS encoding ATP-binding cassette domain-containing protein — MKTLELLDIHAGYRGHEVLHGVSLTVDTPENVVIAGPSGSGKSTLLKVIPRLVEPTKGKIIFKGVDVTGISDEKKLRSIRSRIGYLPQHYGLFPHMKVIDNVTFPLRVVKKVQADKARETALRYLKLFGIEDLADRYPSQLSGGQQQRAALARALAMDPDLLLLDEPTSALDPESRLDVLDALYEVARLGKSMIIVTHEMDFALEIADKMLYMENGVIIAEGEPHEIISSNERIRDFLHKLAGTVKGMDGLSRG, encoded by the coding sequence GTGAAGACCCTTGAACTATTAGACATACACGCGGGATACAGGGGCCACGAAGTACTCCACGGAGTCAGCCTAACCGTTGACACCCCCGAGAACGTGGTCATAGCGGGGCCGAGTGGTAGCGGTAAGTCAACACTACTAAAGGTCATACCCCGGCTAGTCGAGCCCACCAAGGGAAAAATAATATTCAAGGGAGTAGACGTGACCGGGATCAGCGACGAGAAAAAGCTCCGGAGTATAAGGTCCAGGATAGGCTACCTACCACAGCACTACGGCCTATTCCCCCACATGAAGGTGATAGATAACGTCACATTCCCACTGCGGGTCGTCAAGAAGGTGCAGGCCGACAAGGCTAGGGAAACCGCGCTACGGTACCTGAAGCTCTTCGGCATAGAAGACCTGGCTGACCGGTATCCCTCTCAGCTGAGTGGTGGGCAGCAGCAGAGGGCGGCCCTGGCAAGGGCCCTCGCAATGGACCCCGACCTCCTCCTGCTCGATGAGCCCACAAGTGCTTTGGACCCCGAGTCTAGGCTCGACGTGCTCGACGCGCTATACGAGGTCGCGCGCCTGGGCAAGTCGATGATAATAGTGACCCATGAAATGGACTTCGCCCTTGAGATAGCCGACAAGATGCTCTACATGGAGAACGGCGTGATAATCGCCGAGGGGGAGCCACACGAGATAATAAGCTCCAACGAGAGAATCCGGGACTTCCTACACAAGCTAGCCGGGACCGTGAAGGGCATGGACGGCTTAAGCCGGGGATAG
- a CDS encoding TrpB-like pyridoxal phosphate-dependent enzyme: protein MGLTPRGLRAPQSEDIIPTSWYNIVPDLPSPLPPPRKPDGSILDPRELEAVFPKELVRQETSNERYIPIPDEVLRAYLEVGRPTPLLRAKRLEERLDTPARIYFKYEGVLPTGAHKVNTALAQAHMAREEGIERLTTETGAGQWGSALALAGALFGVTVRVYMVKVSYHQKPYRRILMQAYGAEVVPSPSKYTSVGRKILEEDPGNPGSLGIAISEAIEDAVSNPNTKYSLGSVLNSVLLHQTVIGQEAMKQLEHLGEEPPTHLVGCVGGGSNFAGFTYPFIREKLAGKLDAEIIAVEPKAAPSMTRGVYTYDYGDSAGLTPLLKMHTLGHKYVPPPIHAGGLRYHGVAPTLSILVNHGIVKPVAYRQTEVFEAALEFARAEGFIAAPETAHAVKAVIDLALEAKRLGEERVIVFNFSGHGLLDLKGYDDYLAGKLVDAELGKPDLSYLPGLQEG, encoded by the coding sequence ATGGGGTTAACTCCCCGCGGACTCCGCGCTCCTCAATCCGAGGATATAATCCCCACCTCCTGGTACAACATCGTGCCCGACCTTCCAAGCCCACTACCACCACCTAGGAAGCCAGACGGATCCATACTAGATCCTAGAGAGCTTGAAGCAGTCTTCCCCAAGGAACTGGTCCGACAGGAGACCAGCAACGAACGCTACATACCAATACCAGACGAGGTGCTCAGAGCATACCTAGAGGTGGGCAGGCCAACCCCACTACTTAGAGCTAAGAGGCTTGAAGAGAGGCTTGACACGCCGGCCAGGATATACTTCAAGTACGAGGGGGTACTACCGACTGGAGCCCACAAAGTAAACACAGCGCTAGCACAGGCCCACATGGCGAGGGAGGAGGGCATAGAAAGGCTTACAACCGAGACCGGAGCCGGACAGTGGGGCAGCGCCCTGGCCCTGGCGGGAGCACTCTTCGGTGTCACGGTAAGAGTCTACATGGTCAAGGTGAGCTACCACCAGAAGCCATACCGCAGGATACTAATGCAGGCCTACGGCGCTGAGGTCGTACCAAGCCCGAGCAAATACACCAGCGTAGGGAGGAAGATCCTAGAGGAGGACCCCGGCAACCCGGGTAGCCTCGGCATAGCCATAAGCGAGGCCATCGAAGACGCCGTTTCGAACCCGAACACCAAGTACTCGCTGGGATCCGTGCTCAACAGCGTGCTCCTACACCAGACCGTGATAGGGCAGGAAGCCATGAAGCAGCTAGAACACCTCGGAGAGGAGCCGCCGACACACCTCGTGGGATGCGTTGGCGGCGGGAGCAACTTCGCCGGGTTCACCTACCCCTTCATAAGGGAGAAGCTCGCTGGCAAGCTGGACGCCGAGATAATAGCCGTGGAGCCCAAGGCGGCTCCCTCGATGACAAGGGGCGTTTACACGTACGACTATGGGGACTCGGCGGGGCTAACACCACTGCTCAAGATGCACACTCTAGGCCACAAGTACGTCCCGCCACCCATACACGCGGGCGGACTGCGGTACCATGGAGTCGCCCCTACGCTAAGCATACTAGTAAACCATGGGATTGTGAAGCCCGTGGCCTACAGGCAGACGGAGGTCTTCGAGGCGGCTCTGGAATTCGCGAGGGCCGAGGGCTTCATAGCCGCCCCGGAGACGGCTCACGCGGTGAAGGCCGTTATAGACCTGGCCCTTGAGGCCAAGCGCCTAGGCGAGGAGAGGGTTATCGTGTTTAACTTCAGCGGCCACGGCCTGCTAGACCTAAAGGGATACGACGATTACCTAGCCGGGAAGCTGGTTGATGCTGAGCTGGGGAAGCCGGATCTCTCATACCTGCCGGGCCTACAGGAGGGCTGA